The Mauremys mutica isolate MM-2020 ecotype Southern chromosome 1, ASM2049712v1, whole genome shotgun sequence genome has a segment encoding these proteins:
- the LOC123362936 gene encoding olfactory receptor 52K2-like, with protein sequence MSNSNTTDFTNPSTFILQGIPGLEAAHVWISIPFCAMFIIAILGNFAILLIVKMEPSLHGPMYYFLCMLASTDLVLSTSIIPKMLAIFWFNSREIDFSACLTQMYFAGCFSLMESGIIVTMGFDRYVAICHPLRHSTILTIPVVAKMGLAVVLRSGMLVLPYPFLVRQWRYCRTNIIPEPFCAHMGVVKLACGDTQVSSYYGLFVLLCVMGLDGIFITVSYIQILRAIFSLPTKEARLKTFGTCVSHLCVILTFYIPGLFSSLTYRFGKNVPLHFHVLIGNMNLLMPPMLHPIIYGVRTKEIRDRLLWFITHKA encoded by the coding sequence ATGTCAAATTCCAACACAACCGACTTCActaacccctccaccttcatcctgcagggtattcctggcctggaggcagcccatgtatggatctccatccccttctgtgccatgttcatcatagccatcttggggaactttgCCATCCTGTTAATTGTGAAGATGGAGCCaagcctccatgggcccatgtactatttcctctgcatgctggccagcACTGACCTGGTCCTGTCTACATCCATCATACCCAAAATGCTGgcaatcttctggttcaattcccgGGAGAtagatttcagtgcctgcctcacccagatgtacttcgcTGGCTGCTTCTCATTGATGGAGTCCGGGATCATTGTGACCATGGGttttgatcgctacgtggccatctgccatcccctgagacattccaccatcctgacaatcCCCGTGGTGGCCAAGATGGGCCTGGCTGTGGTGCTGCGCAGTGGCATGCTTGTACTGCCCTATCCCTTCCTGGTAAGACAGTGGCGAtactgcagaaccaacatcatccccgaGCCATTCTGCGCACACATGggtgtggtgaagctggcctgtggcGACACCCAGGTCAGCAGTTACTATGGTCTCTTTGTGTTATTGTGTGTAATGGGTCTGGATGGGATTTTTATCACTGtgtcctatatccagatcctcagggccatcttcagcctccccacaaaggaagcccggctcaagacttttggaacctgcgtctcccacctctgtgtcatcttaaccttttacatcccaggtctcttctcctccctcacatACCGTTTTGGAAAGaatgtgcccctgcatttccatGTTCTTATTGGCAACATGAACCTACTGATGCCACCCATGCTacaccccatcatctatggggtgaggaccaaagagatccgggacaggctgctctgGTTCATTACTCATAaggcatga